A window of the Dyadobacter pollutisoli genome harbors these coding sequences:
- a CDS encoding T6SS effector amidase Tae4 family protein, giving the protein MVICSEYQVLERYHVNFERIHDKGVLTGQVSRFFETKNAKGEYIYETCCAQMSYAFNKAGPMIQNAGILPNDRVMKDNQGMEYLLSVPDMRLYFTRSYFPPEMYPGMGSARNLAQKIGGRKGVIAFGGRHIDLWNGSNFQYGGTGIYYENVLWLDTDNNNVPRVIYFWEIKSFVTVLEEEYNF; this is encoded by the coding sequence ATGGTAATATGTTCGGAATATCAGGTTTTGGAACGATATCACGTGAACTTCGAAAGGATCCATGATAAGGGCGTTCTGACCGGTCAGGTAAGCAGGTTTTTTGAAACCAAAAATGCCAAGGGAGAATACATCTACGAGACCTGCTGTGCGCAGATGAGTTATGCTTTTAATAAGGCCGGGCCGATGATCCAAAATGCAGGTATCCTTCCGAACGACCGGGTTATGAAAGATAATCAGGGCATGGAATACCTGCTTAGCGTGCCCGACATGAGGCTGTATTTCACGAGAAGCTATTTCCCGCCTGAGATGTATCCTGGTATGGGAAGCGCGCGGAATCTTGCACAGAAAATTGGCGGCAGAAAAGGGGTGATTGCTTTTGGAGGAAGGCATATTGATCTGTGGAACGGGAGTAATTTTCAATACGGTGGCACCGGGATTTATTACGAGAATGTACTCTGGCTCGATACTGACAATAATAATGTGCCTCGTGTGATCTATTTCTGGGAAATTAAATCCTTTGTAACGGTGCTGGAAGAAGAGTATAATTTCTGA